In the Drosophila takahashii strain IR98-3 E-12201 chromosome 3R, DtakHiC1v2, whole genome shotgun sequence genome, one interval contains:
- the Prp39 gene encoding pre-mRNA-processing factor 39, with amino-acid sequence MASEENVVMESPGRRTRSGRKAASPAASLPTTTRSTRRTSKRNAQLSDHEEEPEEQVAMVQEEEEQQQVQEAPAILEPQFEETQHQLDDDVEMPPETGGVDEKSSSFPFGTVAEQHSETSDDIKESLLASMAGDNANSLPSVGGNDESDKKADFESSAEKLISSEDSSSHHAIAEDLADEADTSNATIVNTEIISEDELPPPSKPEINDAEEVSDEELPAPQRAELPADAEVISEDELPSNNNNNNAANEPKAPLKRKAEKESDKPAEDKEASGGEASTKEKSVEQYNPGSPTSESNDAQPLEKKLKVEETEPKDKKKEKERDKDKDKEKDKDKDKDKEKEKDKEKERKKLPDLDKYWRAVKEDSTDFTGWTYLLQYVDSESDAEAAREAYDTFLSHYPYCYGYWRKYADYEKRKGIKANCYKVFERGLEAIPLSVDLWIHYLMHVKAHHGEDEQFIRDQYERAVKACGLEFRSDKLWDAYIRWENESKRYNRVVQIYDRLLAIPTQGYNGHFDNFQDVINQHAITSTIEHEELVRLRKDFHDRQQSKSSKSSSSKHRRDSSSSNKDKDSKEKDKDKDKDKEKEKSPKDSSETPVDESADSTTDLTEGESSPAAVKIDFNDLTTLNDEEVASIKDRAISSRRKVHKLTVSAVTARWSFEEGIKRPYFHVKPLERAQLKNWKDYLDFEIEKGDRERVLVLFERCLIACALYDEFWLKMLRYLESLEDQSGVVNLIRDVYKRACRIHHPDKPSLHLMWAAFEECQLNFDAAADVLQRIEQRCPNLLQLAYRRINVERRRGALDKCRELYKHYIESTKNKAIAGSLSIKYARFLNKICHDLDAGVAALQQALERDPANTRVALQMIDLCLQREKVDEQEVVQIMDKFMARADIESDQKVLFAQRKVEFLEDFGSTARGLQDAQRALQQALSKANEAQKKGDGSPSRKNSSAGSKEGSAPASSSSAAAYNNGGSAAAAAGYNYGAAYYGQQNAGGGGGPYPPQPPPQQQAAYDSYYNQWGYGAGGASGGGNYGQWSGYGNYY; translated from the exons atGGCGTCAGAGGAAAACGTTGTGATGGAAAGTCCAG GTCGCCGCACACGTTCTGGTCGCAAGGCCGCATCCCCGGCGGCATCGCTGCCCACGACGACTAGGAGCACCCGACGCACATCCAAGCGGAACGCGCAG CTAAGTGACCACGAAGAGGAGCCCGAGGAGCAGGTAGCCATGgtccaggaggaggaggagcagcagcaggtgcagGAGGCTCCCGCCATTTTGGAGCCCCAGTTCGAGGAGACGCAGCATCAACTCGACGACGATGTGGAAATGCCCCCTGAAACCGGCGGCGTGGATGAGAAGAGCTCTTCCTTTCCCTTTGGCACCGTCGCCGAGCAGCATTCAGAGACCAGCGATGATATTAAAGAGAGTCTGCTGGCTTCCATGGCCGGCGATAATGCCAATAGTCTGCCCTCCGTGGGTGGCAATGATGAGAGCGACAAGAAGGCCGACTTTGAGTCCTCCGCGGAGAAACTGATCTCCTCCGAGGACTCGAGCTCCCATCATGCCATTGCCGAGGATCTGGCCGATGAGGCGGACACCAGCAATGCCACCATTGTCAACACAGAGATAATCTCCGAAGATGAACTGCCGCCGCCCAGCAAGCCGGAGATCAACGATGCCGAAGAGGTTTCGGACGAGGAGTTGCCTGCCCCTCAGCGAGCTGAGCTCCCAGCCGATGCGGAGGTCATCTCCGAAGATGAGCTGCCcagcaataacaataataataatgccgCCAATGAGCCCAAGGCTCCACTCAAGCGCAAGGCGGAAAAAGAAAGCGATAAGCCCGCTGAAGATAAGGAAGCGAGCGGTGGTGAGGCGAGCACAAAGGAAAAGTCTGTAGAGCAATACAATCCGGGGAGTCCCACGTCCGAAAGCAACGATGCGCAGCCCCTGGAGAAGAAACTCAAGGTTGAAG AAACCGAACCCAAAGACAAGAAGAAGGAAAAGGAGCGCGACAAGGATAAAGATAAGGAGAAGGATAAGGATAAGGACAAGGACAAAGAGAAGGAAAAGGACAAGGAGAAGGAGCGCAAAAAGCTTCCCGACCTGGATAAATACTGGCGGGCTGTCAAGGAAGACTCCACCGACTTTACCGGCTGGACTTACCTACTGCAATACGTGGACAGCGAG TCCGATGCGGAGGCTGCCCGCGAGGCCTACGACACATTCCTCTCCCACTATCCCTACTGCTATGGTTACTGGCGCAAGTACGCCGATTACGAGAAGCGCAAGGGCATCAAGGCCAACTGCTACAAG gTGTTTGAGCGCGGCCTGGAGGCGATACCTTTATCGGTGGACCTGTGGATCCACTACCTGATGCACGTGAAGGCTCATCACGGAGAGGATGAGCAGTTCATCCGTGACCAGTATGAGCGAGCGGTTAAGGCATGTGGTTTGGAGTTCCGCTCCGACAAACTCTGGGATGCCTACATCCGCTGGGAAAACGAGTCGAAGCGCTACAATCGTGTGGTCCAGATCTACGATAGGCTACTGGCCATTCCCACCCAGGGCTATAATGGCCACTTTGACAA TTTCCAGGATGTGATCAATCAGCATGCTATAACCAGCACAATCGAGCACGAGGAGCTAGTCCGTCTGCGCAAAGATTTCCACGATCGTCAGCAAAGCAAGTCCTCGAAGTCCTCCTCATCCAAGCATCGACGCGacagtagcagcagcaacaaggaTAAGGATTCCAAAGAGAAAGATAAGGATAAGGACAAAgacaaggagaaggagaagtcGCCAAAGGATTCTAGTGAAACCCCAGTCGATGAATCAGCAGATAGCACCACCGATCTGACCGAAGGCGAATCCTCACCTGCAGCTGTAAAGATCGATTTCAATGATCTTACCACGCTGAACGACGAGGAGGTGGCCAGCATAAAGGACAGGGCCATTTCGTCGCGTCGCAAGGTCCACAAGCTGACTGTGAGCGCAGTGACCGCTCGCTGGTCCTTCGAGGAGGGCATCAAGCGTCCCTACTTCCACGTCAAGCCCCTCGAAAGGGCGCAGCTCAAGAACTGGAAGGATTACCTGGACTTTGAGATCGAAAAGGGCGATCGCGAAAGAGTACTGGTTCTGTTTGAAAGATGCCTCATTGCCTGCGCTCTGTACGACGAGTTCTGGCTGAAAATGCTACGCTATCTGGAGTCTTTGGAGGATCAGAGTGGAGTGGTTAATCTGATACGCGATGTGTATAAGCGCGCCTGTCGCATTCATCACCCGGACAAACCCAGTTTGCATCTCATGTGGGCCGCCTTCGAGGAGTGCCAGCTGAACTTTGATGCCGCCGCCGACGTTTTGCAGCGCATCGAGCAGCGTTGTCCCAATCTCCTGCAGCTGGCCTATCGCCGCATCAACGTGGAGCGACGTCGCGGAGCTCTGGACAAGTGTCGCGAGCTCTACAAGCACTATATAGAGAGTACAAAGAACAAGGCGATTGCCGGCAGTCTGTCGATCAAATATGCCCGATTCCTCAACAAAATCTGCCATGATCTCGATGCCGGCGTGGCCGCACTGCAGCAGGCGCTGGAACGCGATCCGGCCAACACGCGGGTGGCCCTGCAGATGATCGATTTGTGCCTGCAGCGCGAGAAGGTGGATGAGCAGGAGGTTGTCCAGATCATGGACAAGTTTATGGCTCGTGCGGACATTGAATCGGATCAGAAGGTGCTGTTTGCCCAGCGCAAGGTGGAGTTCCTTGAGGATTTCGGCAGCACGGCCAGGGGTCTCCAAGATGCCCAGCGAGCACTGCAGCAGGCTCTAAGCAAAGCTAACGAAGCGCAGAAGAAGGG